The Lycium barbarum isolate Lr01 chromosome 9, ASM1917538v2, whole genome shotgun sequence genome has a segment encoding these proteins:
- the LOC132609410 gene encoding uncharacterized protein LOC132609410 isoform X2 encodes MSSQMVLRCTNSFGLFRPKFNGQFIPSVYRIDVSALTRHVSPTTPLSFCQLQASKLHDSPVTVASDVRYGGKQIISVDSQLYDYILSNVREPKILRELREETATMQGSQMQVSPDQAQLLAMLVQILGAKRCIEVGTYTVDVRHGLALDTLKSLIQNGESCSYDFAFVDAEKRMYQEYFELLLQLVRVGGLIVVDNVLWHGRVSDPLVSDSKTLSIRKFNETLMEDSRVDISMVPIGDGMTICRKR; translated from the exons ATGTCCAGCCAGATGGTGCTTCGCTGCACTAATTCATTTGGATTATTTCGACCTAAATTTAATGGCCAATTCATTCCCTCCGTATACCGCATAGATGTGTCAGCCTTAACGAGGCATGTGTCTCCCACAACTCCTCTCTCCTTTTGTCAGCTTCAGGCATCAAAACTCCATGATAGTCCAGTCACCGTTGCGAGTGATGTGAGATATGGTGGTAAACAAATTATAAGTGTCGATTCGCAGCTGTATGACTACATTTTGTCAAATGTTAGAGAACCAAAG ATTTTGCGTGAACTTAGGGAGGAGACAGCAACAATGCAAGGTAGCCAGATGCAG GTGTCACCGGATCAAGCACAACTACTTGCTATGCTCGTCCAGATTCTTGGGGCAAAAAGGTGCATTGAAGTGGGCACATATACT GTGGACGTGAGACATGGTCTAGCACTAGATACTTTGAAGTCATTGATTCAAAATGGTGAAAGTTGCAG CTATGATTTTGCTTTTGTAGACGCAGAAAAGAGAATGTATCAAGAGTACTTTGAGTTGCTGCTACAACTG GTGAGAGTTGGCGGTCTTATTGTAGTAGATAATGTCCTATGGCATGGAAGAGTTTCCGATCCACTG GTAAGTGATTCCAAGACTCTTAGCATTAGAAAATTTAATGAAACCTTAATGGAGGATAGCCGCGTTGACATCAGTATG GTGCCTATTGGTGATGGTATGACGATTTGTCGGAAAAGATAA
- the LOC132609410 gene encoding uncharacterized protein LOC132609410 isoform X1: protein MSSQMVLRCTNSFGLFRPKFNGQFIPSVYRIDVSALTRHVSPTTPLSFCQLQASKLHDSPVTVASDVRYGGKQIISVDSQLYDYILSNVREPKILRELREETATMQGSQMQVSPDQAQLLAMLVQILGAKRCIEVGTYTGYSSLAVALVLPEGGHLIACERDGKSIEVAKRYYDRAGVSHKVDVRHGLALDTLKSLIQNGESCSYDFAFVDAEKRMYQEYFELLLQLVRVGGLIVVDNVLWHGRVSDPLVSDSKTLSIRKFNETLMEDSRVDISMVPIGDGMTICRKR from the exons ATGTCCAGCCAGATGGTGCTTCGCTGCACTAATTCATTTGGATTATTTCGACCTAAATTTAATGGCCAATTCATTCCCTCCGTATACCGCATAGATGTGTCAGCCTTAACGAGGCATGTGTCTCCCACAACTCCTCTCTCCTTTTGTCAGCTTCAGGCATCAAAACTCCATGATAGTCCAGTCACCGTTGCGAGTGATGTGAGATATGGTGGTAAACAAATTATAAGTGTCGATTCGCAGCTGTATGACTACATTTTGTCAAATGTTAGAGAACCAAAG ATTTTGCGTGAACTTAGGGAGGAGACAGCAACAATGCAAGGTAGCCAGATGCAG GTGTCACCGGATCAAGCACAACTACTTGCTATGCTCGTCCAGATTCTTGGGGCAAAAAGGTGCATTGAAGTGGGCACATATACT GGATACTCATCCTTGGCTGTTGCCCTAGTCCTTCCAGAAGGGGGTCATTTAATTGCTTGTGAAAGAGATGGCAAATCAATTGAAGTTGCAAAAAGATATTATGACCGAGCAGGCGTGTCACATAAG GTGGACGTGAGACATGGTCTAGCACTAGATACTTTGAAGTCATTGATTCAAAATGGTGAAAGTTGCAG CTATGATTTTGCTTTTGTAGACGCAGAAAAGAGAATGTATCAAGAGTACTTTGAGTTGCTGCTACAACTG GTGAGAGTTGGCGGTCTTATTGTAGTAGATAATGTCCTATGGCATGGAAGAGTTTCCGATCCACTG GTAAGTGATTCCAAGACTCTTAGCATTAGAAAATTTAATGAAACCTTAATGGAGGATAGCCGCGTTGACATCAGTATG GTGCCTATTGGTGATGGTATGACGATTTGTCGGAAAAGATAA
- the LOC132609409 gene encoding uncharacterized protein LOC132609409 produces the protein MATTTKLLQLRPKPKPTFPKFFSSSSNPNLENSQTTPNDTPSSEQPNQTTPNTTKPFSFSSIANNNSQNPSSKTSSFDEIRKNLAEFRLRATSSSPPSFQELYKKNLNNNNNVRSEVDRRPGPTTGKVDFNRIRENLRNFNNNNVNNNSQNENRGKLFNSLSLSRYKDSFKLRPDMNNKDNVKGGGGSGMLIGGSENGNLPASIFGREMMTDREGGGYEEGMRSEFVRSYSHGELGEKLKMLRPMIKKDEKKGWFSLQELKDRLVKIRETEEKESKSMIGDVVYKELKESLKKLSQPDDQKSKKTMIQRLDVLGHLGGTPSFMLHPPKEHLVEKFFHPDNMSSGEKMKLELQKVRDEFKMSESDCGSARVQVAQLTTKIKHLSTVLHKKDKHSRKGLQEMVQKRKKLLKYMRRTDWDSYCLVLSKLGLRDNPDYKF, from the exons ATGGCAACCACCACTAAACTCCTTCAACTCCGCCCAAAACCCAAACCCACTTTCCCCAAATTCTTCTCTTCTTCATCAAATCCCAATCTTGAAAACTCCCAAACAACCCCTAATGACACCCCTTCATCAGAACAACCCAACCAAACAACACCTAACACAACTAAACCTTTCTCTTTTTCATCTATAGCCAATAATAACTCACAAAACCCATCTTCAAAAACCTCTTCTTTTGATGAAATACGCAAAAACTTAGCTGAATTTCGTCTCCGTGCCACCTCATCATCACCCCCTTCATTTCAAGAACTCTACAAAAAAAAtctcaacaataataataatgtcaG GTCTGAGGTTGACAGGAGACCGGGCCCCACCACTGGAAAGGTTGACTTCAACAGGATTCGAGAAAACCTAcgcaacttcaacaacaacaatgttaACAACAATAGCCAGAATGAGAATAGAGGGAAGTTGTTTAATTCGTTATCGCTTTCGCGATATAAAGATAGTTTTAAGTTGAGACCTGATATGAATAATAAAGATAATGTGAAAGGAGGAGGAGGATCGGGAATGTTGATAGGTGGGAGTGAAAATGGGAACTTGCCCGCATCGATATTCGGGAGGGAAATGATGACGGATAGAGAGGGTGGTGGTTATGAAGAAGGGATGAGGTCGGAGTTTGTTAGGTCGTATAGTCACGGTGAATTGGGCGAGAAGTTGAAAATGTTGAGGCCGATGATAAAGAAGGATGAGAAGAAGGGTTGGTTTTCGttgcaagagttgaaggatagattggtGAAGATAAGGGAAACTGAGGAGAAAGAGAGCAAGTCAATGATTGGTGATGTTGTGTATAAAGAATTGAAAGAGTCTCTTAAAAAATTGAGTCAGCCTGATGACCAAAAGTCTAAGAAGACAATGA TTCAGAGACTTGATGTCTTGGGGCATCTGGGTGGTACACCAAGCTTTATGTTGCATCCACCAAAAGAACACTTGGTTGAAAAG TTTTTCCACCCAGATAACATGTCATCTGGGGAAAAAATGAAACTGGAGCTACAAAAAGTGAGAGATGAATTTAAAATGTCTGAGTCAGATTGTGGATCTGCACGTGTTCAAG TGGCTCAGCTTACAACAAAAATAAAGCACCTATCCACAGTTCTTCACAAAAAG GATAAGCACTCTCGTAAGGGTCTACAAGAAATGGTGCAAAAGAGGAAGAAGTTATTGAAGTATATGCGAAGGACAGATTGGGACTCCTACTGCCTTGTTCTTTCTAAGCTTGGCCTCCGAGACAACCCAGATTACAAGTTTTAG